The proteins below are encoded in one region of Clostridium fermenticellae:
- a CDS encoding electron transport complex protein RnfA: MTYLSIFITSVLINNYVLTKFLGLCIFFGVSKSFDASVGMGMAVTSVLTMSSALAWVVYNFVLLPFHLEFLKTIVFVLLIASFVQLLELIIKKQAPALYNMWGIYLLLIATNCIVLSVPLLNVQNNYNFLESLVNAIASGLGFALAITLMSSLREKLNLADVPKPLQGLGVAFILAGMLALSFLGFSGMKV; this comes from the coding sequence ATGACATACTTAAGTATTTTTATAACTTCAGTACTTATTAACAACTATGTTTTGACTAAATTCTTAGGACTTTGTATATTCTTTGGTGTTTCTAAGAGTTTTGATGCATCAGTTGGTATGGGTATGGCAGTTACTTCAGTTTTAACAATGAGTTCGGCACTTGCGTGGGTTGTTTATAATTTTGTATTATTGCCATTCCATTTGGAATTTTTAAAGACGATTGTATTCGTACTTTTGATAGCAAGTTTTGTACAACTCCTAGAGTTGATAATTAAGAAACAAGCGCCTGCTTTATATAATATGTGGGGTATATATTTATTGCTAATTGCTACAAACTGCATAGTTCTTTCAGTACCACTTTTGAACGTTCAAAATAACTATAATTTCTTGGAGAGTTTAGTCAATGCGATCGCTTCTGGTTTAGGATTTGCTTTAGCAATAACTTTAATGTCCAGTCTGAGAGAAAAATTAAACTTAGCAGATGTGCCTAAGCCATTACAAGGCCTTGGTGTTGCATTTATTTTAGCAGGTATGCTAGCTCTATCATTCCTTGGTTTTTCGGGCATGAAGGTATGA
- the rsxE gene encoding electron transport complex subunit RsxE, with protein MENKVSLWSIYKKGLIAENPIFVLALSLCPSLAVTGSVLTALTMGLSVLFVITANNTVVSIIRKIVNPKVRVPVYITSIATIVTLVELILQAVSPTLYAALGIYLDLVVVFAIILARAETFASKNKVIPSFFDGLGMGSGFCLAMLLIAVIREVIGAGTLCGIRILPSSYQPVLLMILAPGAFILIGFMVAIFKTINEKAEQRRAERGEA; from the coding sequence ATGGAAAATAAAGTTAGTTTATGGAGTATATATAAAAAAGGTCTAATTGCTGAAAACCCAATATTTGTATTAGCGCTAAGCCTTTGTCCTTCACTGGCTGTAACTGGTTCAGTTTTAACTGCTTTGACTATGGGTTTATCAGTTCTGTTTGTTATAACTGCTAATAATACTGTTGTATCTATAATAAGAAAGATAGTAAACCCTAAAGTTCGTGTACCTGTATATATTACATCTATAGCAACTATCGTTACACTTGTTGAATTGATATTACAAGCAGTGTCTCCAACATTATATGCTGCACTTGGAATATATCTAGATTTGGTAGTTGTTTTTGCTATAATACTGGCACGTGCAGAGACATTTGCATCAAAGAATAAGGTAATTCCTTCTTTCTTCGATGGTTTAGGAATGGGGAGCGGTTTCTGTCTAGCAATGCTTTTAATAGCTGTAATCCGTGAAGTAATTGGAGCAGGTACTTTATGTGGAATTCGTATACTTCCAAGTTCGTATCAACCTGTTTTGTTAATGATTTTAGCACCAGGTGCTTTTATACTGATAGGATTCATGGTAGCTATATTTAAAACTATAAATGAAAAGGCTGAACAGCGTAGAGCAGAGAGAGGTGAAGCATAA
- a CDS encoding RnfABCDGE type electron transport complex subunit G, giving the protein MAENVQKKYSIVQIAMNLGLTCFVSGAILATAYYFTHPIAVQKSKQLTQQKMQALVKSADSFKAVPGKTDWYAAEKGGKTIAYVVPEAPGGYGGPIKMLVAVDDQGKVIEYDITEANETPGLGANASEEPFKSQFKGKASSDLDVVKDPTDKKHIQAMTGATISSRAVTKGVKQAVDDVNKFKGGK; this is encoded by the coding sequence ATGGCTGAAAATGTTCAAAAAAAGTATAGTATTGTTCAAATAGCTATGAATTTGGGTTTGACATGTTTTGTATCAGGAGCTATTCTCGCTACTGCATATTATTTTACTCATCCTATAGCAGTACAAAAGAGTAAACAGCTTACACAGCAGAAAATGCAGGCATTGGTTAAGAGTGCTGATTCCTTTAAGGCTGTTCCTGGAAAGACTGATTGGTATGCAGCAGAAAAGGGTGGTAAAACTATAGCTTATGTAGTTCCAGAAGCACCGGGTGGTTATGGTGGACCTATAAAAATGCTGGTTGCAGTTGATGATCAAGGTAAGGTTATAGAATATGACATTACTGAAGCAAATGAAACACCTGGACTTGGAGCAAATGCAAGTGAAGAGCCTTTTAAGAGTCAATTTAAGGGAAAAGCTTCAAGTGACTTGGATGTAGTCAAGGATCCAACGGATAAAAAACATATTCAAGCGATGACAGGAGCAACAATTTCTTCTAGGGCTGTAACTAAAGGCGTTAAACAAGCAGTGGATGACGTTAATAAATTTAAAGGAGGTAAGTAG
- a CDS encoding RnfABCDGE type electron transport complex subunit D, whose product MAEVQLKQNTFTVSASPHVRSEESISKIMWNVNIALAPAAIFAVFHFGLPALGTMLSGIISAVLVEYIIEKVRKKPVTIGDGSAFLTGLLLAMCLPPSIPWYMTAFGSFMAIAVAKHAMGGLGYNIFNPAHIGRAAILASWPVAMTTWSHMTTSVNVVSSATPLGILKLHGYNELIKTFGSRPELYKAMFLGFRNGSLGETSTVLLILGGIYLIYRGYIHWQVPVTMIATVGVITWIFGGNSGFFTGDPIFNMMAGGLVIGAFFMATDMVTTPITLKGQIVFALGAGLITAWIRLKGGYPEGVCYSILLMNAVTPLIDRFMPPVKFGAKRG is encoded by the coding sequence ATGGCTGAAGTACAATTAAAACAAAATACTTTTACAGTTTCTGCATCACCACATGTTCGTTCAGAGGAATCAATTTCAAAGATCATGTGGAATGTAAATATAGCATTAGCGCCAGCAGCAATTTTTGCTGTATTCCATTTTGGATTACCAGCTTTAGGAACAATGCTTTCGGGTATTATATCTGCTGTGCTTGTAGAGTACATTATTGAGAAGGTTAGAAAGAAACCTGTGACTATTGGAGATGGAAGTGCATTTTTAACAGGATTATTGCTTGCTATGTGTTTGCCACCATCTATTCCCTGGTATATGACAGCGTTTGGATCATTTATGGCTATAGCAGTTGCTAAACATGCAATGGGTGGACTTGGATATAATATTTTTAATCCGGCACACATAGGAAGAGCAGCTATTTTAGCTTCATGGCCAGTTGCAATGACTACATGGTCACATATGACTACAAGTGTTAATGTAGTATCATCTGCTACACCACTTGGAATCCTTAAATTACATGGATATAACGAACTTATAAAAACTTTTGGAAGCAGGCCCGAATTATATAAAGCGATGTTTTTAGGATTCCGTAATGGTAGTCTTGGTGAAACTTCAACGGTTTTACTAATCTTAGGAGGAATTTATTTAATTTATAGAGGGTATATACACTGGCAGGTACCAGTTACAATGATTGCAACTGTAGGTGTTATAACATGGATATTTGGAGGAAACTCAGGATTTTTCACAGGAGATCCTATATTTAATATGATGGCAGGTGGATTAGTAATAGGAGCATTTTTTATGGCAACAGATATGGTTACTACACCAATTACGTTGAAAGGACAAATTGTTTTTGCTCTTGGCGCGGGTCTTATTACTGCATGGATAAGGTTAAAAGGCGGTTATCCAGAAGGTGTTTGTTATTCTATATTACTTATGAACGCAGTTACACCTCTGATAGATCGTTTTATGCCTCCAGTAAAATTTGGAGCAAAGAGGGGGTAA
- the rsxC gene encoding electron transport complex subunit RsxC encodes MLRSFLGGVHPNDQKGYTADKTIEVAPLPNKVVIPVRQHIGAPCSPLVKKGDTVKKGQLIAKSDAFVSANIHASISGTVVDVGEYPHPGFGKCQAIVIENDGLDEWAEGIPLERDWEKLSPDELRDLIKEGGIVGMGGATFPTHVKLAPPKGKEVDTFILNAAECEPYLTADYRTMVEHPEPILTGIKIVMKVLGVTKGYVGIEDNKPKAISVMQKAFEGSGIEVVGLPTKYPQGAEKMLIKALVDREVPSGGLPADVGVVVQNVGTVVAINDAVTKGIPLIQRVTTISGAIVKEPKNLLLRIGTTFGQAIEYCGGLKETPEKLISGGPMMGMAESNLDIPVIKGTSGILLLGKKDINSGTQSPCISCGKCVSVCPMHLNPSMLSQLGERNMYEMAKEKYNLLDCVECGSCVYICPAKRNIVQYIKYCKAQNAAKAAKAKAAKAKAEAAGK; translated from the coding sequence ATGTTGAGAAGTTTTCTCGGGGGAGTGCATCCTAACGATCAAAAAGGCTACACAGCTGATAAAACGATTGAAGTTGCACCTCTGCCAAATAAAGTCGTAATTCCTGTTAGACAACATATTGGTGCACCATGCTCACCTTTGGTTAAGAAAGGTGACACGGTTAAAAAGGGACAACTTATCGCTAAAAGTGATGCATTTGTTTCCGCTAATATACACGCTTCTATATCAGGTACAGTAGTTGATGTTGGAGAATATCCACATCCAGGCTTTGGAAAGTGCCAAGCTATAGTTATTGAAAACGATGGGCTGGATGAGTGGGCAGAAGGAATACCTTTAGAGAGAGATTGGGAAAAATTAAGTCCAGATGAATTGAGAGATTTAATAAAAGAAGGCGGTATAGTTGGAATGGGTGGAGCTACATTTCCAACTCATGTTAAACTTGCACCACCTAAAGGTAAAGAAGTTGACACATTCATTTTGAATGCAGCTGAGTGCGAACCTTATCTGACAGCAGACTATAGAACAATGGTTGAACATCCAGAACCTATTTTAACTGGTATAAAGATAGTGATGAAAGTTCTTGGAGTTACTAAAGGATATGTTGGTATTGAAGATAACAAACCTAAGGCAATAAGTGTTATGCAAAAAGCCTTCGAAGGTTCAGGTATAGAAGTTGTTGGACTGCCTACTAAATATCCTCAGGGAGCAGAGAAAATGCTTATAAAGGCTTTAGTTGATAGAGAGGTTCCATCAGGAGGACTACCAGCAGATGTTGGAGTGGTCGTTCAGAATGTAGGAACTGTTGTGGCAATTAATGATGCAGTAACAAAGGGTATTCCTTTAATTCAGAGAGTTACAACTATAAGTGGAGCGATAGTAAAAGAGCCTAAGAATCTTCTTCTTAGGATTGGTACAACTTTCGGTCAAGCTATTGAGTATTGTGGTGGATTGAAAGAGACACCTGAAAAACTTATTAGTGGTGGACCTATGATGGGAATGGCTGAGTCAAATTTGGATATACCTGTAATTAAAGGTACATCTGGAATATTGCTTCTAGGCAAAAAAGATATTAATTCCGGTACGCAGTCACCATGCATTTCGTGTGGAAAGTGTGTAAGTGTATGTCCTATGCATTTGAATCCAAGTATGCTTAGTCAGCTTGGTGAACGAAATATGTATGAGATGGCAAAAGAAAAGTATAATCTATTAGATTGTGTAGAGTGTGGTAGTTGTGTTTATATATGCCCGGCTAAACGTAATATTGTTCAATACATTAAATATTGCAAGGCTCAGAACGCAGCTAAAGCGGCCAAGGCAAAAGCAGCTAAAGCTAAAGCTGAAGCTGCAGGAAAATAG
- a CDS encoding SoxR reducing system RseC family protein — MSSQENQGIVIEDIGNSMVKVRASRHGDCKNCGMCPGADAMVIDAKNPLEAKPGQHVIFEIKQVNMLKAAFVVYILPLVAAFLGVVIGGKLSGYTGHAQSMKAFQIGGGIIAFIISIIYVKIFDKAAYRDQNMQPVITRILY, encoded by the coding sequence ATGAGCAGTCAAGAGAATCAAGGTATAGTAATTGAAGATATAGGTAACAGTATGGTAAAGGTTAGGGCTAGCAGACATGGAGATTGTAAGAATTGTGGTATGTGCCCTGGTGCTGATGCCATGGTCATTGATGCTAAAAATCCATTAGAAGCTAAACCGGGACAGCATGTAATTTTTGAAATAAAGCAAGTTAATATGTTAAAAGCAGCTTTTGTTGTATATATATTGCCTCTTGTTGCAGCTTTTTTAGGTGTTGTAATTGGAGGCAAATTGTCCGGTTACACAGGACATGCTCAATCAATGAAAGCGTTTCAAATAGGAGGTGGAATAATAGCTTTTATCATATCAATCATATATGTAAAAATTTTTGATAAAGCTGCTTATAGAGACCAAAATATGCAGCCTGTTATTACACGTATTTTATACTAA
- a CDS encoding D-alanyl-D-alanine carboxypeptidase family protein, whose protein sequence is MKKIYKVVNIVILFIILFVISSPVEGMEYNKNNEIYVDAKYAVAIDNKSKAVLYEKNAYMLVPMASTTKIMTTLVALKYGNLDKKVTISARSSGMQGSKVGYKKGEEISIRELLYGLMLRSGNDAAVAIAEGISGSVEEFVKVMNEYASEIGVINTHFHTPHGLDYDDHYTTAYDLAVITCKAKEDKIFNDIVSSKDISAGEHNFTRSYHNINKILWQIKNANGVKTGYTGKAGKCLVTSVKNDYSDIVIVVLNCTPRWKVTENIYNYVIKNYEFKKVALRDTIADEVKLRNKSVKLKYAEDIIIPIRKGSKYVMKIEKPKMIGTSIKPGDKIGNVKVYCDGNIIYNNFLISDSYYKVNKMIFPNIIDSIKSLVEE, encoded by the coding sequence ATGAAGAAAATATATAAGGTTGTAAATATTGTTATATTGTTTATTATATTATTTGTTATATCAAGTCCAGTAGAAGGCATGGAATACAATAAAAATAATGAAATATATGTAGATGCAAAATATGCAGTAGCTATAGACAATAAATCAAAAGCTGTATTATATGAAAAAAATGCATATATGCTTGTTCCAATGGCTAGTACTACTAAAATAATGACGACATTAGTTGCATTAAAATATGGAAATTTAGATAAAAAAGTAACAATCTCAGCGAGATCATCAGGAATGCAAGGATCAAAGGTTGGATATAAAAAAGGTGAAGAGATATCTATAAGAGAATTATTATATGGACTTATGCTTAGATCTGGGAATGATGCAGCTGTTGCAATTGCAGAAGGTATAAGTGGAAGTGTTGAGGAGTTTGTAAAAGTTATGAATGAATATGCATCAGAAATAGGAGTAATAAATACTCATTTCCATACGCCGCATGGATTAGATTATGATGATCATTATACTACAGCTTACGATTTAGCAGTAATTACATGTAAAGCTAAGGAAGATAAAATATTTAATGATATTGTAAGTTCTAAAGATATATCTGCGGGTGAACATAATTTTACGAGAAGTTATCATAATATAAACAAGATATTGTGGCAAATAAAAAATGCTAATGGAGTAAAGACCGGATATACAGGTAAGGCCGGAAAATGTTTAGTAACATCAGTTAAAAATGACTATAGTGATATTGTAATAGTTGTTTTAAATTGTACTCCGAGATGGAAAGTAACAGAAAATATATATAATTATGTAATAAAAAATTATGAGTTTAAAAAAGTAGCCTTAAGAGATACTATTGCAGATGAAGTAAAATTAAGGAATAAGTCTGTTAAATTAAAATATGCTGAAGACATAATAATACCAATTAGAAAAGGTTCAAAATATGTTATGAAAATTGAAAAGCCTAAAATGATAGGAACTTCAATAAAGCCTGGTGACAAGATAGGCAATGTCAAGGTATATTGTGATGGAAATATAATATATAATAATTTTTTAATATCAGATAGTTATTATAAAGTAAATAAAATGATTTTCCCAAATATAATTGATTCCATAAAATCACTTGTAGAAGAATAG
- a CDS encoding DUF2953 domain-containing protein: MLIFLLILLIIFFLLIVPIPLKLKILYKNKKFGIYLYNINIYNKLFKNRKIKSSSPKRINIKHLSSLLSSLSSFKNSKLKPIIKLNINLTYGLDDAAYTAVLYGMLSSSYPLIKNLLSTIFKIKKVNINITPKMNDCILDFELNSIISINLAKIIYMRFLI; this comes from the coding sequence ATGCTAATTTTCTTATTAATCTTACTCATAATATTTTTTCTATTAATAGTTCCTATACCTTTAAAACTAAAAATCCTTTACAAAAATAAGAAATTCGGAATATACCTATATAACATAAATATATATAATAAATTATTCAAAAATAGAAAAATAAAAAGTAGTTCTCCTAAAAGAATTAACATAAAACATCTGTCTTCATTACTATCATCGTTGTCATCTTTTAAAAACAGCAAATTAAAACCTATTATAAAATTAAATATAAACTTGACATATGGCCTCGACGATGCAGCATACACTGCAGTACTCTATGGTATGCTTTCTTCATCCTATCCGCTTATCAAGAATCTATTAAGTACAATATTTAAAATCAAAAAAGTTAATATCAATATAACTCCAAAAATGAACGATTGTATATTGGATTTTGAATTAAACAGTATAATTTCTATAAATTTAGCTAAAATTATTTATATGAGATTTTTAATATAA
- the ytfJ gene encoding GerW family sporulation protein, whose product METHPIENLMKSTMENLKDMIDVNTIVGDAVESKDGSLIIPISKVSFGFASGGSEFACSNTENSDSDYPFGGGSGAGVTVKPVAFLVISNGSVKLLSLDQKNTYEKLIDSVPQVMDFFKGICKDKHNNKCNKSEDNHTKDRTNETHYNSKDEDNREED is encoded by the coding sequence ATGGAAACTCACCCTATTGAAAATTTAATGAAAAGTACTATGGAAAACCTTAAAGACATGATAGATGTAAACACAATTGTAGGAGATGCCGTGGAATCCAAAGATGGTTCTCTTATAATTCCAATATCAAAAGTTTCATTTGGATTTGCATCTGGTGGAAGTGAATTTGCATGCAGCAATACTGAAAACTCTGATTCTGATTATCCATTTGGTGGAGGTTCTGGGGCAGGAGTCACTGTGAAGCCGGTAGCTTTCTTAGTTATAAGTAACGGTTCAGTGAAACTTCTTTCTTTAGATCAGAAAAATACTTATGAAAAATTAATAGACAGCGTTCCTCAAGTCATGGATTTCTTTAAAGGTATATGCAAGGATAAACACAATAACAAATGTAATAAATCTGAAGATAACCATACTAAAGATAGAACCAATGAGACTCATTACAATTCTAAAGATGAGGATAATAGAGAAGAGGATTAA
- the scpB gene encoding SMC-Scp complex subunit ScpB, which translates to MKNLNINQLEIEGASSKKIYFSIIESLLFVSGEPLNLKQIASIIECRTDFTERLLEEMNNRYRDSEDRGIELMCMDGQYSLVTKPRNSNYVEKLVKNNSRQSLSQAALETLAIIAYKQPITRIDIDEIRGVKSDRAISGLMEKNLIRDSGRLDVPGRPILYSTTDEFLKYFGFNTLNQMPQLDEFMEDRDKTED; encoded by the coding sequence GTGAAAAACTTGAATATCAATCAATTGGAAATAGAGGGAGCATCATCTAAGAAAATATATTTTTCTATAATAGAATCACTATTATTTGTTTCGGGAGAACCTTTAAATCTAAAGCAAATAGCATCTATAATTGAATGTAGAACAGATTTTACAGAAAGACTACTTGAAGAAATGAATAATAGATATAGGGATTCAGAGGATAGGGGAATAGAACTCATGTGTATGGATGGACAGTATAGTTTAGTTACTAAACCGCGAAATTCTAATTATGTAGAAAAATTAGTTAAAAATAATTCGAGACAATCTTTGTCTCAAGCGGCACTTGAAACGTTAGCTATTATTGCCTATAAACAGCCAATAACTAGAATAGATATAGATGAAATAAGAGGTGTAAAGAGTGACAGAGCTATATCAGGTTTAATGGAAAAGAATTTAATCAGGGATTCTGGAAGATTGGATGTACCGGGAAGGCCTATACTGTATTCTACTACTGATGAATTTTTAAAGTATTTTGGATTTAATACATTGAATCAAATGCCTCAGTTAGATGAATTTATGGAAGATAGAGATAAAACTGAAGATTAG
- a CDS encoding segregation/condensation protein A, translating into MSLNIKMNNFEGPFDLLLHLIKKNKMDIYDIKIHYITNQYLDYIHTMNEMDLEVTSEFIVIAATLIEIKSKTLLPKTNNDEVAADLEEKDVEKELVNKLVQYKKFKSAATFLGQRQVQTGHMYGKKPEIIREEKKDIDPLSFLKNITIVELFEIYNKLLSDYREKMNTNGIIDKEIPIDKFKIEDKILYIIKNLKANRRTSFSHIIKGYSSKLETIVTFLALLELIKLKYIFVTQENNFKEIYLERVGNGEKLEYQSIGNRGSII; encoded by the coding sequence ATGTCTTTAAATATTAAAATGAATAACTTTGAAGGACCTTTTGATTTACTTCTTCATTTAATAAAAAAAAATAAAATGGATATATATGATATTAAAATACATTATATTACAAATCAATATTTAGACTATATACATACAATGAACGAAATGGATTTGGAAGTAACTTCAGAATTTATAGTAATAGCTGCAACTTTAATTGAAATAAAATCTAAAACACTACTTCCTAAAACTAATAATGATGAGGTGGCAGCAGATTTAGAAGAAAAGGATGTAGAAAAAGAACTCGTGAATAAGCTGGTACAATATAAGAAATTCAAATCAGCAGCCACATTTCTAGGACAAAGACAAGTACAAACAGGACATATGTATGGTAAAAAGCCGGAAATTATAAGGGAAGAGAAAAAGGATATTGATCCTTTGAGTTTTTTAAAAAATATTACTATTGTTGAGTTGTTTGAAATATACAATAAATTATTGAGTGATTACAGAGAAAAAATGAATACAAATGGTATAATTGATAAAGAAATACCAATAGATAAATTTAAGATTGAAGATAAGATTCTCTATATAATTAAGAATTTGAAGGCTAATCGAAGGACAAGTTTTTCTCATATAATAAAAGGTTATTCATCAAAATTAGAGACTATTGTCACATTTTTGGCTTTACTTGAACTTATAAAACTCAAATATATATTTGTTACGCAGGAAAATAATTTTAAAGAAATTTATTTGGAGAGGGTGGGTAATGGTGAAAAACTTGAATATCAATCAATTGGAAATAGAGGGAGCATCATCTAA
- a CDS encoding D-alanyl-D-alanine carboxypeptidase family protein gives MSKINKGVISFAMILTFIFGMFLVPIHVRAEDQKNQTEMMELNSENRSVLLMEPVSGKILYEKNSHEKLPPASVTKIMTMLLTMEAVDSGRIKLSDKVTISENAKKMGGSSMLLDTGEIRTVEDLIKGVGIASGNDAAVALAEYIAGSQDAFVKLMNDKAAQLGMKDTTFKNCTGLNADGHLTTAYDISIMSRELLKHPAILKYTGTYMETISEGRKAPIGLVNHNKLVRFFKGCDGLKTGFTGEAKYCISATAARNGVRMLTVIMGSPTFKIRNKDAGILMNYGFSKFESKKLITKGMDIEKINLNKKGDKFFIAKANEDLNIILEKGNENKIVKKCVLDKAKKSYKANDIVGYCEVYLDGKLVGKVKLYSDRNIKKPGVFGNLKDNFSKVLDKGI, from the coding sequence ATGAGTAAAATAAATAAAGGTGTTATAAGTTTTGCTATGATTCTTACATTTATTTTTGGTATGTTTTTAGTTCCAATACATGTTAGAGCAGAGGATCAGAAAAATCAAACTGAAATGATGGAGTTGAATTCGGAAAACAGGTCAGTACTTCTTATGGAACCTGTGAGCGGGAAAATTTTATATGAAAAAAATTCTCATGAGAAATTACCGCCAGCTTCTGTTACAAAAATTATGACTATGCTTTTAACAATGGAAGCAGTAGATTCTGGAAGAATAAAGTTGTCTGATAAAGTTACTATAAGCGAAAATGCAAAAAAAATGGGAGGAAGCTCTATGCTTCTGGATACCGGAGAGATTAGAACAGTAGAGGATCTAATAAAGGGAGTTGGAATTGCTTCTGGTAATGATGCAGCAGTAGCTTTAGCAGAATATATAGCAGGAAGCCAGGATGCATTTGTGAAACTTATGAATGATAAGGCAGCACAACTTGGAATGAAAGATACTACTTTTAAGAACTGTACAGGGTTAAATGCAGACGGACATTTGACAACAGCTTATGACATATCTATAATGTCTAGGGAATTATTAAAACATCCAGCAATATTAAAATATACTGGAACATATATGGAAACTATATCTGAGGGAAGAAAAGCGCCTATAGGTCTTGTAAATCACAATAAGCTAGTTAGATTTTTTAAGGGCTGTGACGGTTTAAAGACAGGTTTTACAGGAGAGGCTAAGTATTGTATTTCGGCAACTGCTGCAAGGAATGGAGTTAGAATGTTAACCGTAATAATGGGATCTCCGACATTTAAAATTAGAAATAAAGATGCCGGAATTTTAATGAATTATGGATTTTCTAAGTTTGAAAGTAAAAAACTTATTACTAAAGGAATGGACATAGAAAAGATTAACCTGAATAAAAAAGGAGACAAATTTTTTATAGCCAAAGCTAATGAAGATCTTAATATTATATTAGAAAAAGGTAATGAAAATAAGATAGTTAAAAAATGTGTCTTAGATAAGGCAAAGAAGTCTTATAAAGCAAATGATATAGTTGGATATTGTGAGGTATATTTAGATGGAAAGTTAGTAGGAAAAGTTAAATTGTATAGCGATAGAAATATAAAGAAACCTGGTGTATTTGGAAATTTAAAGGATAACTTTTCAAAGGTTTTAGATAAGGGAATTTAA
- a CDS encoding purine-nucleoside phosphorylase, with product MDMIKIKQSTQYISNKISSVPYVGIILGSGLGSLISEVENKKTIRYSEIPNMPIPTVKGHAGEFIFGRFRGKDVVMMNGRIHYYEGNSMQDVVLPIYIMKLLGIEKLIVTNAAGGVNTSFKSGDLMIIKDHINFSFSNPLIGKNDENIGPRFPDMSHAYNKELIEIAQDCGRNLNIDLKVGNYFMMSGPSYETPAEINMVRMLGGDAVGMSTVPEVIAANHCGLKILGISCITNMASGILDKPLNHAEVIETSNRVKDKFNRLVSEIVKNIK from the coding sequence ATGGATATGATTAAAATCAAACAAAGTACTCAGTATATAAGTAATAAAATAAGCAGTGTGCCTTATGTAGGAATTATTTTAGGTTCAGGACTTGGAAGTTTGATTAGTGAAGTGGAAAATAAAAAGACGATAAGATATTCTGAAATTCCTAATATGCCTATCCCTACTGTGAAGGGACATGCTGGTGAATTTATATTTGGAAGATTTAGAGGCAAAGATGTAGTAATGATGAATGGAAGGATACATTATTATGAAGGCAATTCTATGCAGGATGTGGTTTTACCTATATATATAATGAAATTACTTGGTATAGAAAAGCTTATAGTGACTAATGCAGCAGGAGGAGTAAATACTTCATTTAAATCTGGTGATTTGATGATTATAAAAGATCACATAAATTTTTCTTTTTCAAATCCACTTATAGGTAAAAATGATGAAAATATAGGACCAAGGTTTCCAGATATGTCTCATGCATATAATAAAGAGCTAATTGAAATAGCACAAGATTGTGGCAGAAACTTAAATATAGATTTAAAAGTTGGAAATTATTTTATGATGAGTGGACCAAGTTATGAAACACCAGCTGAAATAAATATGGTGAGAATGCTAGGAGGAGATGCAGTTGGAATGTCAACAGTACCTGAAGTTATAGCTGCAAATCACTGTGGATTAAAGATTCTCGGAATTTCTTGTATAACTAATATGGCATCTGGTATACTTGATAAACCATTGAATCATGCAGAGGTTATAGAAACCTCAAATAGGGTAAAAGACAAGTTTAACAGGCTTGTATCTGAGATTGTAAAAAATATAAAATAA